The Tindallia magadiensis genome includes a window with the following:
- a CDS encoding cyclodeaminase/cyclohydrolase family protein — translation MLADKSVKGFLQETASDAPVPGGGSIAAMSGATAAALTSMVSNLTIGKKKYEAVEETMKEIRDRVDAAREQLIDLIDKDADSFNGVMACFKMPKETEEEKAARKDAIQQATKEAAQVPLEIAEKAMGLMKDIEVIVQSGNSNAVTDGAVAAMMARTAVLSALYNVKINLGGIKDEAFVKEMAQKVSELEEAAQVQEKKILEQVKLD, via the coding sequence ATGCTGGCGGATAAAAGTGTAAAAGGTTTTTTACAGGAAACAGCTTCGGACGCTCCAGTACCAGGTGGAGGCAGCATTGCTGCAATGAGTGGTGCGACAGCGGCGGCACTAACCTCAATGGTTTCGAATTTAACCATTGGAAAAAAGAAGTATGAAGCGGTTGAAGAAACAATGAAAGAAATAAGAGATCGTGTCGATGCTGCGCGTGAGCAATTAATTGACTTGATTGATAAAGATGCTGATTCTTTTAATGGTGTGATGGCATGCTTCAAAATGCCCAAAGAAACAGAGGAAGAAAAAGCAGCGAGAAAAGATGCCATTCAGCAGGCAACCAAAGAGGCGGCTCAGGTACCTCTTGAAATAGCAGAAAAGGCTATGGGCTTAATGAAAGATATTGAAGTTATTGTTCAATCTGGTAATAGCAATGCGGTAACGGATGGCGCTGTAGCTGCAATGATGGCTCGGACAGCTGTATTGTCAGCTCTGTATAATGTAAAAATCAACCTAGGTGGAATTAAAGATGAAGCCTTTGTAAAAGAGATGGCTCAAAAGGTAAGTGAGTTAGAAGAAGCGGCACAAGTTCAAGAGAAAAAAATCTTAGAACAAGTAAAATTAGACTAA
- a CDS encoding exodeoxyribonuclease III, giving the protein MKLISWNVNGLRACVKKGFMDYFDREKADIFCVQETKLQPEQISLELEGYHQFWNSAEKKGYSGTAVFTKTEPLTVQYGLDMEAYDGEGRVITLEYSDYYLVNVYTPNSQRELTRLDFRMDWENVFREYLKSLEAKKPVILCGDLNVAHQEIDLKNPKTNRRNAGFTDEEREKMTTLLNSGFIDTFRHLYPDLEGAYTWWSYMRQARERNAGWRIDYFLVSESLKQKIKKAEIHSEVMGSDHCPVLLEI; this is encoded by the coding sequence ATGAAACTGATTTCATGGAATGTAAATGGGTTAAGAGCTTGTGTTAAGAAAGGGTTTATGGATTATTTCGATAGAGAAAAGGCGGATATTTTCTGTGTTCAAGAAACGAAGTTACAGCCAGAACAGATAAGCCTGGAATTAGAAGGATACCATCAATTTTGGAATTCAGCCGAAAAAAAAGGATATTCAGGTACGGCTGTGTTTACAAAGACAGAGCCTTTGACGGTTCAATACGGTTTGGATATGGAAGCTTACGACGGGGAAGGTCGAGTGATTACCTTGGAGTACAGCGACTACTATTTGGTGAATGTATATACACCGAACTCTCAACGTGAGCTAACTAGGCTTGACTTCAGGATGGATTGGGAAAACGTCTTTCGAGAATACCTGAAATCTCTGGAAGCAAAAAAGCCAGTCATTCTCTGCGGAGATTTGAATGTGGCACACCAGGAAATCGACTTGAAAAATCCAAAAACCAATCGAAGAAATGCTGGGTTTACGGACGAAGAAAGAGAGAAAATGACCACGCTTTTAAACAGTGGATTTATTGACACCTTCCGACACCTATATCCTGACTTAGAGGGAGCATACACCTGGTGGTCCTATATGCGGCAGGCCAGAGAAAGAAATGCCGGCTGGAGAATCGACTATTTTCTCGTATCAGAATCCCTGAAACAAAAGATAAAAAAAGCGGAAATTCACTCAGAGGTTATGGGGAGTGATCATTGTCCGGTGTTGCTGGAAATATAA
- the panF gene encoding sodium/pantothenate symporter produces MENVNYSVLIALIGYFVIVFGIGFYSLGHVSKASKGMSEGSGGFLTEYLAGSRDLGGFVLAMTMVATYLSAGSFIGGPGTAYTFGLGWIFLAMSQMPTGYFTLSVLGKKFAIIARKIDAVTVTDFLRARYQSKSIVILSSLSIIFFFIAAMSAQWIGAARLIEGSVGISYQNALVFFAITVLIYTTIGGFRAVALTDSLQGIVMTLGTIALLTATIMAGGGVGNIVQSMYEKNPGLITPYGTEEGFMTMAWVTSFWILVGFAIVGLPQVATRAMSYKDSKSLKKGIIYGTVVSMVLLLGMHFVGAFGSVIVPGIEAGDLVVPTLTTALFPGVIAGVILAGPLAAVMSTVDSQLLIVVGAMVNDLYSNYINPKAKQDSRLTAKVSYAATLLIGVVIFMVAFNPPPLMVWLNLYANAGLISTFIWTVLLGLYWKKANAPGALASIIVGTGSYILFDYLWVRPFGLHTIVIPLLLSLLAFVAVSLSTKAPDEEVINTFWGI; encoded by the coding sequence ATGGAAAATGTGAATTACAGCGTATTGATAGCATTAATAGGATATTTTGTGATTGTATTTGGAATTGGATTTTACAGTCTTGGACATGTCTCTAAGGCCAGCAAAGGAATGTCGGAAGGGTCCGGGGGATTTCTGACGGAGTATTTGGCCGGAAGTCGTGACTTGGGCGGTTTTGTTTTAGCGATGACAATGGTAGCTACATACCTGAGTGCAGGCAGCTTTATTGGTGGACCTGGAACGGCGTATACCTTTGGATTAGGATGGATTTTTCTTGCGATGAGTCAAATGCCTACAGGTTATTTTACGTTGTCTGTGTTAGGTAAAAAATTTGCTATCATTGCAAGAAAGATTGATGCTGTTACAGTGACGGATTTTCTTAGGGCTAGATATCAGAGTAAATCTATTGTCATTTTGTCATCTCTGTCCATCATTTTTTTCTTTATTGCCGCTATGAGTGCACAATGGATTGGGGCAGCCAGATTAATAGAGGGATCGGTAGGAATAAGTTATCAGAACGCACTGGTCTTTTTTGCAATCACCGTACTGATATACACAACCATCGGTGGTTTTCGAGCTGTTGCACTGACAGATAGCCTGCAGGGGATCGTCATGACGCTTGGAACAATTGCGCTTTTAACAGCGACGATTATGGCTGGCGGAGGTGTTGGCAACATTGTTCAGAGCATGTATGAAAAAAACCCAGGTTTGATTACGCCTTATGGAACAGAAGAAGGATTTATGACGATGGCTTGGGTAACCTCCTTTTGGATTTTGGTTGGGTTTGCGATTGTAGGGCTTCCTCAGGTAGCAACCAGAGCAATGAGTTATAAAGATAGCAAAAGCCTAAAAAAAGGGATTATTTATGGGACTGTAGTATCGATGGTACTGCTGCTGGGGATGCACTTTGTAGGTGCTTTTGGCAGTGTGATTGTTCCAGGCATAGAGGCAGGAGATCTAGTGGTTCCTACTTTGACCACAGCCTTGTTTCCAGGGGTGATAGCCGGTGTTATTCTGGCTGGTCCTTTGGCGGCGGTTATGTCTACCGTTGATTCTCAATTGTTGATTGTTGTTGGAGCCATGGTGAATGATCTTTATTCAAATTACATCAATCCTAAAGCCAAGCAGGATTCCCGACTGACCGCAAAAGTAAGTTATGCGGCGACGTTATTAATAGGAGTGGTTATTTTTATGGTTGCCTTTAACCCGCCGCCATTGATGGTTTGGTTGAATCTATATGCGAATGCAGGACTTATCTCTACCTTTATTTGGACGGTGCTTTTAGGGCTTTATTGGAAAAAAGCCAATGCACCAGGTGCTTTGGCTTCCATCATTGTAGGGACAGGTTCTTATATATTATTCGATTATCTATGGGTAAGACCCTTTGGTTTGCATACCATTGTTATACCACTACTGTTGTCACTCCTTGCTTTTGTAGCCGTAAGTCTATCAACAAAAGCACCTGACGAAGAAGTGATCAATACATTCTGGGGAATTTAA
- the ftcD gene encoding glutamate formimidoyltransferase, translated as MSSKKQIVQCVPNFSEGRDLAVVEKIADAFRNTPDVKLLDYSSDEDHNRCVITALGEAKAMKEAVIKAVGTAFELIDMTKHEGQHPRMGAADVVPFVPIKDITMEETVALAESVAEEIAEKFGQPIFLYEKAAKTPGRENLAKVRKGQYEAMAEKIKEPEWKPDFGPTEMPPQTGVTAVGARMPLVAYNINLDSSDPEVADKIAKKVRHISGGLRYCKGMGVELKDRGIVQVSMNMTDYSKTALYRVFELVKIEAQRYGVNVVGSEIVGAVPMEALVDSAAYYLRLEDFTMDQVLETSLME; from the coding sequence ATGAGCAGTAAAAAACAAATTGTTCAATGCGTTCCAAATTTTAGTGAAGGTCGTGACCTGGCTGTTGTAGAAAAAATTGCCGATGCTTTTCGAAACACTCCGGATGTAAAATTACTGGATTATAGTAGTGACGAAGATCATAACAGATGCGTTATTACCGCTTTAGGAGAAGCAAAAGCAATGAAAGAAGCGGTTATTAAAGCCGTTGGAACTGCTTTTGAGTTAATCGATATGACGAAACATGAAGGACAGCATCCTCGAATGGGAGCTGCTGACGTAGTACCTTTTGTACCGATTAAAGACATTACGATGGAAGAGACGGTTGCACTGGCTGAAAGTGTGGCAGAAGAAATCGCCGAAAAATTTGGTCAACCAATTTTTCTATATGAGAAAGCAGCAAAAACGCCGGGACGTGAAAATTTAGCAAAAGTTAGAAAAGGTCAGTATGAAGCTATGGCAGAAAAAATAAAAGAGCCAGAATGGAAACCGGATTTTGGTCCTACAGAAATGCCGCCTCAAACTGGCGTAACAGCCGTAGGTGCAAGGATGCCTCTGGTAGCTTATAACATTAACCTGGATTCTTCCGATCCGGAAGTTGCTGATAAAATTGCGAAAAAAGTACGTCATATCAGTGGTGGTTTAAGATATTGCAAAGGAATGGGTGTTGAGCTGAAAGACAGAGGTATTGTTCAAGTATCCATGAACATGACGGATTACTCCAAGACAGCGCTTTACCGAGTCTTCGAACTGGTTAAAATTGAAGCACAACGATATGGTGTTAATGTGGTTGGCAGTGAAATTGTAGGCGCTGTTCCGATGGAAGCGCTCGTTGACTCGGCTGCATATTACTTGCGACTGGAAGATTTCACAATGGATCAGGTATTAGAAACTTCTTTAATGGAATAA
- the panB gene encoding 3-methyl-2-oxobutanoate hydroxymethyltransferase produces the protein MSKVTTQKLRRMKEVGEKISMVTAYDYPTAVLANRAGIDVVLVGDSLAMTILGEDNTVSIGMKEMVHHIKPVVKGAPDALVIGDMPFGSYQISKKKAVKNAVQLMKKGGCDAVKLEGGAEMAEVVKAIVDAGIPVMGHIGLTPQTVSKLGGFKVQGKSSEAAETLLKDALKLQEAGAWGLVLEAIPEEVGKLITKKSDIPTIGIGAGRYCDGQVLVFHDMFGLFQRFVPKFVKQYGQLGDQVVDGLETFKKEIQEGRFPASEHSFSGVEEEELKHLY, from the coding sequence GTGTCAAAAGTAACAACACAAAAACTAAGAAGAATGAAAGAAGTAGGAGAAAAAATAAGCATGGTAACGGCTTATGATTACCCGACCGCCGTTCTTGCGAATCGGGCTGGCATAGATGTCGTACTAGTAGGTGACTCTTTGGCAATGACGATTCTTGGGGAGGATAATACCGTTTCGATAGGAATGAAAGAAATGGTTCATCATATCAAACCGGTGGTTAAAGGTGCTCCTGATGCACTGGTTATTGGAGATATGCCCTTTGGATCTTATCAAATATCTAAGAAAAAAGCTGTAAAGAATGCCGTCCAACTGATGAAAAAAGGTGGTTGCGATGCCGTTAAACTGGAAGGTGGCGCAGAAATGGCAGAAGTGGTGAAAGCCATTGTTGATGCCGGAATTCCTGTGATGGGTCATATTGGCCTTACGCCTCAAACCGTATCTAAGCTGGGTGGTTTCAAGGTTCAAGGAAAATCCTCAGAAGCAGCGGAAACTCTCTTGAAAGATGCGCTGAAGTTGCAGGAAGCAGGAGCCTGGGGATTGGTTTTAGAAGCAATACCGGAAGAAGTAGGTAAGTTGATTACAAAAAAGAGTGATATACCAACGATAGGTATAGGCGCTGGTCGATATTGTGATGGACAAGTTCTTGTGTTTCATGATATGTTTGGGCTTTTTCAACGTTTTGTTCCAAAATTTGTGAAGCAATATGGGCAATTAGGAGATCAAGTGGTAGATGGACTAGAAACCTTTAAAAAAGAAATTCAGGAAGGTCGTTTTCCAGCATCTGAGCATAGCTTTAGTGGAGTAGAGGAAGAAGAACTAAAACATTTGTATTAA
- a CDS encoding phosphoribosylaminoimidazolesuccinocarboxamide synthase, with protein sequence MELMYTGKTKNVYKLPDGMFLLKFKDDMTGKDGVFDPGSNQIGLTVKGAGQSGLRLTAFFFEKLKEKGIPTHYIDSDPEAATMTVKPAKPFGNGLEVICRYRAVGSFHRRYGDYIEEGAALDAFVEVTLKDDQRQDPPISEDALDMLGILSKKDFSTLKALTQEIASLVKALLAAKGLDLYDIKFEFGKSDDRILLIDEISGGNMRVFREGKPVEPFELENIMLSL encoded by the coding sequence ATGGAACTGATGTATACCGGTAAAACAAAGAATGTCTACAAGCTTCCTGATGGAATGTTTTTATTAAAATTCAAAGATGATATGACAGGAAAAGATGGTGTTTTCGATCCAGGCTCTAACCAAATTGGTCTTACTGTGAAAGGTGCTGGTCAATCAGGTCTTCGTTTAACAGCTTTTTTCTTTGAAAAGTTAAAAGAAAAAGGAATTCCCACTCATTATATAGATTCGGATCCTGAAGCTGCTACGATGACTGTAAAGCCTGCAAAACCTTTTGGAAATGGTCTGGAAGTGATTTGTCGTTACCGAGCTGTTGGTAGTTTTCATCGTCGATATGGCGATTATATTGAGGAAGGAGCCGCTTTAGACGCTTTTGTTGAAGTAACATTAAAAGATGATCAAAGACAGGATCCGCCCATTTCTGAGGATGCCTTAGATATGTTGGGAATTCTTTCAAAAAAGGATTTTTCCACATTAAAAGCCTTAACGCAAGAAATCGCTTCTCTTGTTAAGGCTTTGTTGGCCGCAAAGGGCCTTGACTTATACGATATTAAATTCGAGTTCGGAAAATCCGATGATAGGATTCTTTTAATTGACGAAATTTCCGGCGGAAACATGCGGGTTTTCAGAGAAGGAAAACCTGTCGAACCTTTTGAATTAGAAAACATCATGTTATCTCTTTAA
- the hutI gene encoding imidazolonepropionase: MQSGNMIIKNASQIVTCSGTKAKKGKEMQDLHVVENGAILIEKGIIQSVGKEEEILKGIDEGQYQVIDAEGKAVLPGFVDSHTHFVFGGYRAEEFTWRLRGDDYMDIMNRGGGIISTVKATQEESKEELYENGYQRLTSMLSFGVTTAEGKSGYGLNKETELKQLEVMKEINENHPVDVISTFMEAHAVPAEYKGKEDEMIENIIRESLPEIKEKNLAEFCDIFTEKNVFTIEQSRRLLTAAAEMGFKLKMHADEIVPLGGAELAAEVGAVSADHLLQASDAGIAAMAEKDVVATLLPGTAFSLRESYARARDMIEANCAVALASDFNPGSCHTESIPLIIALATLYMGMSPEETITALTINGAAAVDRADSVGSLDPGKKADIIILRDPSYHFLSYHIGVNSVERVVKDGIMVMDNRHKLL; this comes from the coding sequence ATGCAAAGTGGCAATATGATTATAAAAAATGCAAGTCAGATAGTAACTTGCAGTGGTACAAAAGCAAAAAAAGGAAAAGAAATGCAGGATCTTCATGTAGTGGAAAACGGAGCAATCCTTATTGAAAAAGGCATCATTCAATCCGTTGGAAAAGAGGAAGAAATTCTGAAAGGTATAGACGAAGGTCAGTACCAAGTAATTGATGCGGAAGGAAAAGCAGTTTTACCAGGTTTTGTTGACTCTCACACTCATTTTGTATTTGGTGGATATAGAGCGGAAGAGTTTACCTGGAGATTACGTGGGGATGACTATATGGATATCATGAACCGCGGCGGTGGCATTATCAGCACGGTGAAAGCTACTCAGGAAGAAAGTAAGGAAGAATTATATGAAAATGGGTACCAGCGGCTCACATCCATGCTTTCCTTTGGGGTGACGACAGCAGAAGGAAAAAGTGGATACGGACTTAATAAAGAAACGGAGTTAAAGCAGCTAGAAGTAATGAAAGAAATTAATGAAAACCATCCGGTGGATGTAATCAGTACCTTTATGGAAGCTCATGCTGTTCCTGCAGAGTATAAAGGGAAAGAAGATGAAATGATCGAAAATATTATTCGTGAAAGCCTTCCAGAAATTAAAGAAAAAAATCTGGCTGAGTTTTGTGATATCTTTACAGAGAAAAATGTTTTTACTATTGAGCAATCTCGACGGTTACTAACGGCAGCGGCTGAAATGGGTTTTAAACTGAAAATGCATGCCGATGAAATTGTTCCTCTTGGCGGTGCGGAATTAGCCGCAGAAGTAGGGGCTGTTTCGGCGGATCATTTATTGCAAGCCTCCGATGCTGGTATTGCAGCCATGGCAGAAAAAGATGTCGTAGCAACCTTATTACCAGGAACGGCTTTTAGCTTGAGAGAATCTTACGCAAGAGCCAGAGATATGATTGAAGCTAATTGTGCGGTTGCCTTGGCATCAGATTTTAACCCTGGAAGTTGTCATACAGAATCCATCCCATTAATTATTGCACTGGCAACCCTTTATATGGGAATGTCACCGGAAGAGACGATTACAGCCTTAACCATTAATGGAGCAGCGGCTGTTGATCGCGCCGATAGTGTAGGAAGCCTTGATCCGGGGAAAAAAGCGGATATTATTATTTTAAGAGATCCATCCTATCACTTTTTATCTTACCATATTGGTGTTAATTCCGTTGAACGTGTCGTTAAAGATGGTATAATGGTAATGGATAACCGACACAAATTATTATAA
- a CDS encoding YhdT family protein — protein sequence MKNATESKAEKERFIEDPRYKQCNKEALMGVALGVLNLIWWFFWGYGLGSGPPEEYRYIMGFPAWFFMSCILGAVLFTTLSIIMVTKYYKEMPLGAISKEEAAALKKELE from the coding sequence ATGAAAAATGCAACTGAAAGCAAGGCAGAAAAGGAAAGGTTTATCGAAGATCCGCGCTATAAACAGTGTAATAAGGAAGCTTTAATGGGAGTAGCACTGGGAGTGCTAAACCTTATCTGGTGGTTTTTTTGGGGCTATGGATTAGGCTCTGGCCCGCCGGAGGAATATCGGTATATTATGGGTTTTCCTGCTTGGTTTTTTATGAGTTGCATCCTGGGAGCGGTATTGTTTACAACCTTATCGATCATTATGGTGACAAAGTATTATAAAGAGATGCCTTTAGGTGCTATCAGTAAGGAAGAAGCCGCCGCATTGAAGAAAGAGCTAGAATAA
- a CDS encoding aspartate aminotransferase family protein: MNSVPKLKLEGSMKLFEEAKQMSPGGLLGIRRPYNFVEGEYPIFIERGYGGHIVDVDGNDYIDMLCGYGPIILGYREPEINQVVIEQMEKGFCFSLVQEVQNTLAERLVKLIPSAEMVILAKTGSDVTTMAVRVARGFNGKKKVLRCGYHGWHDWCVEVPGGVPEEIQNMTVEFPYGDLDALEEALKKHGDDTACIMLTPVGHPLSAPVEEPPAGYLEGVRELADKYEVVLIFDEIRTGFRVAMGGAQERYGVTPDLSTFGKAMANGYPISALVGKKEIMKVVEKEVFISSTFFPNSLEMHASLKCIDILERENVIDSIWKRGEDFFAQMEKIVQESDVPATASGIPPMPYITFDKVDDQYKERRKFFYTETIRRGLFIQPYHHGYICHRHTEQDLKDALGAMEEALKHTHKVFPYKK, translated from the coding sequence ATGAACAGTGTACCAAAGCTTAAGCTGGAAGGTTCTATGAAACTATTTGAAGAAGCAAAGCAAATGTCGCCGGGTGGTCTTCTTGGGATTCGTCGTCCTTACAACTTTGTAGAAGGCGAATATCCTATTTTTATTGAACGAGGATACGGTGGTCACATTGTAGATGTGGATGGGAATGATTATATTGACATGCTTTGTGGATATGGGCCGATTATTTTGGGTTATAGAGAACCAGAAATCAATCAGGTGGTCATTGAACAAATGGAAAAAGGTTTCTGCTTTTCCTTGGTTCAGGAAGTTCAAAACACCTTGGCAGAAAGGCTTGTTAAATTAATTCCATCCGCGGAGATGGTTATCCTTGCGAAAACAGGCTCTGACGTAACAACGATGGCTGTGAGAGTAGCACGTGGGTTTAATGGTAAAAAGAAAGTACTTCGTTGCGGATACCATGGATGGCATGATTGGTGCGTGGAAGTTCCTGGTGGAGTACCGGAAGAAATTCAGAACATGACCGTTGAGTTTCCTTATGGAGATTTGGATGCTTTAGAAGAAGCACTAAAAAAACATGGGGATGATACAGCTTGTATTATGTTGACACCAGTAGGACATCCGCTTTCAGCACCAGTGGAAGAACCACCGGCTGGATACCTGGAAGGTGTTAGAGAGCTGGCGGATAAATATGAGGTTGTTTTGATATTTGATGAAATCCGTACAGGCTTCCGAGTAGCAATGGGTGGAGCACAGGAACGTTACGGAGTAACTCCGGACCTTTCTACCTTTGGTAAAGCAATGGCGAACGGATATCCTATTAGCGCACTAGTAGGTAAAAAAGAAATCATGAAAGTTGTTGAAAAAGAAGTGTTCATCAGTTCCACCTTTTTCCCGAACAGCTTAGAAATGCATGCTTCTTTGAAATGCATCGATATTTTGGAAAGAGAAAATGTAATCGACAGCATTTGGAAACGTGGAGAAGACTTTTTTGCACAAATGGAAAAAATCGTTCAGGAATCTGATGTACCAGCCACAGCGTCAGGTATCCCGCCAATGCCCTATATTACTTTTGATAAAGTGGATGATCAATACAAAGAAAGAAGAAAATTCTTTTATACAGAAACCATCCGGCGAGGGTTGTTTATCCAACCATACCATCATGGATATATCTGTCACCGACATACTGAACAAGATCTAAAAGATGCTTTGGGAGCTATGGAAGAAGCACTTAAGCATACGCATAAAGTATTTCCATATAAAAAATAA
- a CDS encoding hydrolase, with amino-acid sequence MRLIKENSTAVIIDMQEKLTPHVQQHKDLIERMKILIKGLRALGVPILVTEQYRKGLGPTIPEIQEVMEKEVTVEKMAFSCCDDDEFQKALEQTGRTQVIVAGIEAHVCVLQTVIDLIEKGYQPIVVEDCLSSRKTMDKDIAMKRMVQEGARIVSCESILFELCRYAGTDTFKKISKLVK; translated from the coding sequence ATGAGGCTGATAAAAGAAAACTCAACCGCCGTTATCATTGATATGCAAGAGAAACTAACACCTCATGTACAACAGCATAAAGATTTGATTGAACGGATGAAGATCCTCATTAAAGGATTGAGAGCACTGGGAGTACCAATACTAGTGACGGAACAATATCGAAAAGGGCTAGGACCAACCATACCGGAAATTCAGGAAGTGATGGAAAAAGAGGTGACGGTTGAAAAAATGGCCTTTAGCTGTTGTGATGACGATGAATTCCAAAAGGCGTTAGAGCAAACAGGACGAACACAGGTAATCGTAGCTGGTATTGAAGCTCACGTATGCGTGCTTCAAACGGTGATTGATTTAATAGAAAAAGGCTATCAACCCATTGTAGTGGAAGATTGTTTATCTTCCAGAAAAACGATGGATAAAGATATTGCAATGAAAAGAATGGTGCAAGAAGGAGCAAGGATTGTTAGTTGTGAATCAATTCTTTTTGAATTATGCCGGTATGCGGGGACGGATACCTTTAAAAAGATTTCTAAACTTGTGAAGTAG
- a CDS encoding ketopantoate reductase family protein, with amino-acid sequence MKISIIGSGAMGCLFGYYLVKAKAEVTLIDTWQEHIEVIQNHGLTIVDGHHTNRVHIKAFSDAYQQTEKMDLIIIFVKAYDTRNALEKSLHLIGENTRIMTLQNGVGNIEVISEFISKEKIIGGTTAHGAMLKEKGVVVHAGKGKTRIGRIEGENGKREETICAFLNEAKIDTDIEKNIDGLIWDKLLVNVGINGLTAILDIENGKLLEREETETLMKKLVMEAIRVAEEAKIQISYPDPLHHVKAVAKATGNNRSSMLQDLSRGKKTEIEYINGAIVKKGKELGIPTPYNDFLQQLVRAKEKLS; translated from the coding sequence TTGAAAATTTCCATTATAGGATCCGGTGCAATGGGATGTCTTTTTGGTTATTATCTGGTAAAGGCGAAGGCGGAGGTAACGCTGATTGATACCTGGCAGGAACATATTGAAGTCATCCAGAACCATGGATTAACCATCGTGGATGGACATCATACCAATCGCGTACACATAAAAGCTTTCTCAGATGCTTACCAACAGACAGAAAAAATGGATCTTATTATTATCTTCGTCAAGGCTTATGATACAAGAAATGCATTAGAAAAAAGTTTGCATCTAATAGGAGAGAATACTCGTATCATGACCTTGCAAAACGGCGTTGGGAACATAGAAGTTATCAGTGAGTTTATCTCCAAAGAAAAGATTATTGGTGGAACTACCGCTCATGGTGCCATGCTAAAAGAAAAAGGAGTAGTGGTTCATGCAGGAAAAGGTAAGACCAGGATTGGTCGTATTGAAGGAGAAAATGGAAAAAGAGAAGAGACTATTTGTGCATTCCTTAATGAGGCAAAAATAGATACAGATATTGAAAAGAATATTGATGGATTGATCTGGGATAAACTTCTGGTTAATGTAGGAATAAACGGTTTGACGGCAATCTTGGATATCGAAAATGGGAAGTTATTGGAGAGAGAAGAGACAGAAACCTTAATGAAAAAATTAGTAATGGAAGCGATTCGTGTAGCTGAAGAAGCAAAGATACAGATATCTTATCCTGATCCATTACACCATGTGAAAGCTGTAGCGAAAGCTACAGGAAACAACCGATCTTCAATGTTGCAGGACTTAAGCCGAGGGAAAAAAACAGAAATTGAGTATATTAACGGCGCTATTGTAAAAAAAGGGAAAGAGCTGGGAATTCCAACACCCTATAATGATTTTTTACAACAGCTGGTAAGGGCTAAAGAAAAGCTGTCATGA